The Silene latifolia isolate original U9 population chromosome Y, ASM4854445v1, whole genome shotgun sequence sequence ACACTCAATACAGTAAAAAGCAGCCCATTCATAGACTACTTTCTGAGTGATTTGCCCAACGAAAGGAGTATTAATAACTACATGATCAACAAAATCCTTTGATACATCAATTTCTACCATTACTCTAGCAAAAGATAATTTCTCCTTGTTAGTGGTAGTGGTTTACCTAACTTGTTAGCTATCTTAATTAACACCACATCAGACAAAGGCAGGGGTCAAGGCCAGGGAACATGATCCACACAAAAAACTTAGCCACTTTTTCCATCTCAGTAGAAAGGGAAGGGGACCAGTGTTTGAGGATTAAGGAATTTCCACCAATCATCCAAGGACCCTGCCTAAGAACACTTGTCTTAGCTTCCTGAGAGTCAAATATGAAGGAAAACCAACCTTTCCTGTAGTACTGAACAACAGGTAGGGCAATAGTGCTCCAATTCATAGTAACAAATTCTTGAACAGTTTTAAGAGCAAGTTTGCCCCCAATAATATGACCCATCAAGGTAAACTCCCAAATTTTCATTTCTTTCTCAAAATCAGATGTACCTATATCAATTTCTACAACATCAACACTATCCTGACAAAAATGCAAGCTCATTCCAACATTCTGAGGAGCCTTAACTACACGAGACCATGGTTTCCCCATAGTTTTCCCAGAACTGTGGACATCTTTATTAGTATCCTCTACAGTATCATTAGAGACATTATTTTTATGCACAATATTCACCGAAGGAGTGGGAAGAGGGGAAGCATTTACATGAACTGTATTAACAACACTAGGAACAATTGGGGAAACAATTGAATTAGGGATTACCAAAGATGTGGAAGCAGATATCGGACGAACAACTGGAGAAGAAGATCGCATCCCAGAGCTTCGACCCATATCCATGGCGGAAACCGGTAAATCATTCACCGTCACTGTATTCGCACCCTGGGTAGAGAAATTCTCCTTCAAATGATCGTCATTTTCGCCATGAAGACTATCAGAAGAAACCTGAGCCCTAGGAGCCTCTAGAGCAGACCGTAGCTTCGCAATACGACCCCGTGTTCTCGCTATGGAAATCATAAGAAACCACAGGAAACAGAGTATCGAAGAAAAAACATGGAAACcgaaaaaagaaaaagtttgTTTTGGAGAGACAAAAAGTTTGTTTTATATTAGTAAATATGTCACTCGTAGCAGTTGGTCAGAATCTCAATATTAGTTGCATTTATTATTGGTGTATTATATATGATGTAGAGGCTCTATGAGAAAGAGGTTCTCGTGGGAAAATGGAAGCCTAAAGGACGCAATGACATTTTTGCTAGGGCAATTAGCAAACCAgcgcatccaggtcgtgtgagaggggtatcgacgtaTGTTGGAATCACCAAATATTTTGGGAACACTCAAACAAAGAAGGTGAATGGTGATGATTTCGAGAaggtaattatatatatatatatatatatatatatatatatatatatatatatatatatatatatatatatatatatatatatatatatatatatatatactgtattttattcaacataatttataactGACACTGTTATTAATTTGGATTACGTAAATCATTGGAATTTCTACGTACTACGTACGCATGCAGCTAGAGAAAATGGCGAGGTTGATAATGAGAATGGTGGAAAAGGGGGAGcagccatctgaagaagagttggttatggttcgtGAAGTAATAAAGAAAGCAGAGGAGAAGGTAAACAAGGACATGagaagtgatgatgatgaggtgTTATATGTCGAGAAGGAAGCCAAGAAGGACATGACAAAGGATCAAAATCTTATAGTTGAGGAGGAAAATGGGGTGGTTGAGGAGGAAGTAGTTCAAGTAGTTGAGGAGAAAGCCCTGGAGGTCACGCCAAAGAAGCTAACATTGGAGGAGGAGGCCAGGTCAAAGAAGACAAAGGAGACGGAGTTAGTTGATGACACCGCGTTCTTTTCATCGCCGGTAAAGACAATTCACACTTTTGGCGAGGTGAGGTAGCTCTTAGtttatatttatttaaattatACACTACCCGTTATATCTTATAatttaattctaattaattaaaaataatgTATGTAGGAGAATGGCGTTACCAGCAAGCAACAACTTTATATATTTCCCTCTATCTAAAAA is a genomic window containing:
- the LOC141626309 gene encoding uncharacterized protein LOC141626309, which translates into the protein MARLIMRMVEKGEQPSEEELVMVREVIKKAEEKVNKDMRSDDDEVLYVEKEAKKDMTKDQNLIVEEENGVVEEEVVQVVEEKALEVTPKKLTLEEEARSKKTKETELVDDTAFFSSPVKTIHTFGEENGVTSKQQLYIFPSI